The DNA sequence GCGAACCGGTTGTGCAGAGTGTGCGAGTTCGAGGTCTGCCTTCACGGCAACGGCTCGACCGATGGGCAGGGGCAGGCGATCCCGCGCTCCCAGGACAGGCGTTTCCTGTTCGGTCTCCTATGCCCCCAACAATTGATATCCCCGCCCGTCGGAGATAATTCTATGCAAATCCATACCGCACCGGGGACATGGTCGGCGCCCCTCCTTCCAGAACTCCCGGCAAGGTCACCCCGCCATCCCGGGGTGACCGCCCTATGAAGTATTACCCGGTTCATTCCGGATACCCGCCGTATGCCGGGGTGAACCCGGCGATTGAGGCGGCCTTTGCCGAGCACGGCAGGGGGAGCGTCCAGATGCCGCCGAAGGTCTACGTGACGTTCGATGAGAGCGGAGACTTCCGGACGATGCCTGCATACCTCCCGGCGCTCGGGATTGCCGGGGTAAAGATTGTCAATGTCCACCCGCATAACCGAGCGAGAGGCCTTCCTACCGTCATGGCGCTCACCGTGATCATCGATGTGGAGACGGGCGCGCCCCGGGCGATCATCAATGCCACCGAACTTACTGCGATGCGTACCGGGGCAGCAGGTGCCGTGGCGGCGAAGTATCTCGCGCCCCGACAGTCCATCACCCTCGGAGTCGTAGGGGCCGGGCGGCAGGCAGAGGCGCTGGTCGAGGCGACGGCTGCCGCGCTCACGATCGAGGAGATCCGGGTCTGGAGCAGGACCGAGAAGAGTGCTGAGGCTTTTGCGGCGCGTTACTCCGACTATAACGCCCGGAGCGTCCCGATTGAGCGCGCCTGCGATTGCGACGTGCTGGCCACGACGACGCCGTCGACAGAACCGCTCGTGATGGCCGACTGGGTTCATGAAGGGACGCACATCAACGCGATCGGCGCGGATGCGCCCGGCAAACAGGAACTGGATCCCGCGATCCTGCTCAAAGCCGAGGTCTTCGTCGACGACCCCGGCCAGGCGATCCACTCTGGCGAGGTGAACGTCCCGACCAGCACAGGTCTCTACGATCCCGGCCGGATTGCAGGAACCCTCGGGGAGGTCGTTACCGGGAAGAAGACGCGGTCGTCTCCCGACGCCATCACGATCTTCGACTCCACCGGACTTGCCATACAGGATCTCGCCATCGCCGCTCTCGTCCTGGGCAACGGGGACGGGTACGAACTGCCG is a window from the Methanoculleus oceani genome containing:
- a CDS encoding ornithine cyclodeaminase family protein; translated protein: MKYYPVHSGYPPYAGVNPAIEAAFAEHGRGSVQMPPKVYVTFDESGDFRTMPAYLPALGIAGVKIVNVHPHNRARGLPTVMALTVIIDVETGAPRAIINATELTAMRTGAAGAVAAKYLAPRQSITLGVVGAGRQAEALVEATAAALTIEEIRVWSRTEKSAEAFAARYSDYNARSVPIERACDCDVLATTTPSTEPLVMADWVHEGTHINAIGADAPGKQELDPAILLKAEVFVDDPGQAIHSGEVNVPTSTGLYDPGRIAGTLGEVVTGKKTRSSPDAITIFDSTGLAIQDLAIAALVLGNGDGYELPFP